The following proteins are co-located in the Polystyrenella longa genome:
- a CDS encoding NAD(P)/FAD-dependent oxidoreductase, translating to MTIKNTLDISEAASTNWDVLIIGAGPAGALAALQLGKAGLKTLLIDRKSFPRYKVCGGCLNERTLSVVEQAGLMPLLKDAGAIPIQELQINSPRREVSVPLPHGVAFSRTRFDEILVTEAITKGTEFLSEVTARLEELTPLGDQRRVELQSTDRKTVIATARIVLVADGLANSSLKKYPQHKSLSTTASRLGLGGILMEPPTGYDAGSIHMAVSPAGYVGLTQLEDGSLNLAAALNAPVLKQANSTSGLIQQIIQEAHLPEINNLDSVDWSGTIALTRTTTVKALPRTLRCGDAAGYVEPFTGEGIASALCSGYLASTLVASRIDSWGTADEEEWSRLHRTEVQQRYQYCRWIARLSRYPRAVELALSTINWFPGLTRPIIKHLNEPLAPVLVDAPS from the coding sequence GTGACGATTAAAAACACTCTGGATATCTCCGAGGCCGCGTCGACGAATTGGGACGTGCTGATCATCGGCGCCGGACCGGCCGGGGCACTCGCCGCGCTGCAACTGGGCAAAGCGGGCTTGAAGACATTGCTGATCGACCGGAAGTCGTTTCCTCGATACAAAGTGTGTGGAGGTTGCCTCAATGAGCGGACGCTGAGTGTCGTCGAGCAAGCAGGTTTGATGCCACTGCTGAAAGACGCGGGCGCGATTCCAATCCAGGAGTTGCAAATCAATAGCCCACGGCGGGAAGTCTCTGTACCGCTACCTCACGGTGTCGCTTTCAGTCGGACTCGCTTTGATGAAATTCTGGTGACGGAAGCAATCACCAAGGGAACTGAGTTCCTTTCCGAAGTCACAGCTCGCCTGGAGGAACTGACGCCTCTCGGCGATCAACGTCGGGTAGAATTGCAATCGACAGATCGCAAGACAGTCATCGCAACCGCTCGCATCGTTTTAGTTGCCGATGGTCTGGCGAATTCGTCGCTCAAAAAATATCCTCAACATAAGAGCCTTTCAACTACGGCATCGCGGCTGGGATTGGGGGGCATCCTGATGGAACCTCCTACAGGTTACGACGCAGGCAGTATTCATATGGCGGTTTCTCCTGCGGGATATGTCGGTCTGACTCAGCTGGAGGATGGCAGCCTGAATCTGGCCGCCGCGCTGAACGCCCCCGTGCTGAAACAGGCGAACTCGACTTCCGGTTTGATACAGCAAATCATTCAAGAGGCTCATCTCCCCGAAATTAATAATCTGGACTCCGTCGACTGGTCTGGGACAATTGCTCTGACCCGTACGACTACCGTCAAAGCCCTACCTCGTACGCTGCGATGTGGCGATGCCGCTGGGTATGTGGAACCTTTCACGGGAGAAGGAATCGCCAGTGCTCTCTGCAGTGGCTACCTCGCTTCTACTCTGGTAGCGTCTAGAATAGATTCATGGGGGACTGCCGACGAAGAGGAGTGGAGCCGATTGCACCGAACTGAAGTGCAACAGCGGTATCAATACTGTCGCTGGATCGCTCGACTCTCTCGTTATCCCCGCGCCGTGGAACTCGCCCTCTCCACCATTAACTGGTTTCCCGGCCTGACCCGTCCCATCATCAAACACTTAAACGAACCCCTCGCTCCTGTGCTGGTCGATGCTCCGTCCTGA
- a CDS encoding methyltransferase domain-containing protein, which translates to MNLSTRQQVEELMDQPGLDEREHQQALAGLKRVNWISGSSSMLWPPLRQLAQEHPDRPLKVLDVASGGGDVVINLAQRAKQEQIPMEFSGSDISPVAVDYATRQATERDLSIPFHRWDVLKEPVPGEYDVIMCSLFLHHLRSEEAIFFLNKISYAARQLVLVNDLRRSRFGYCLAQIGCRLLSRSPIVHVDGPLSVRSAFTIKEAIEHALKAGMESVTVTRHWPERFLLSWRNRT; encoded by the coding sequence ATGAATTTGAGTACGCGTCAACAAGTCGAAGAACTGATGGATCAACCCGGACTGGATGAACGGGAACACCAGCAGGCGCTTGCCGGGTTGAAGCGGGTCAACTGGATCAGTGGGAGCAGCAGCATGCTCTGGCCTCCGCTGCGGCAACTGGCGCAGGAACACCCGGACCGGCCTCTCAAAGTGCTCGACGTGGCCAGCGGCGGGGGTGATGTCGTCATCAACCTGGCGCAGCGAGCGAAGCAGGAACAAATCCCGATGGAGTTCTCCGGCTCCGACATCAGTCCGGTTGCCGTGGATTACGCCACTCGTCAGGCGACCGAACGTGATCTGTCGATTCCGTTTCACCGTTGGGATGTGCTAAAAGAACCCGTTCCGGGGGAATACGACGTCATTATGTGTTCCCTGTTCCTGCATCATCTCCGTTCCGAAGAGGCGATTTTTTTCCTGAACAAGATATCCTATGCGGCCCGGCAGTTGGTGCTGGTGAACGATCTTCGTCGTTCCCGTTTCGGGTACTGCCTTGCTCAGATTGGCTGTCGATTACTCAGTCGATCACCGATTGTGCATGTGGATGGTCCCCTGTCCGTGCGGTCGGCCTTCACGATCAAGGAAGCGATTGAGCACGCTCTGAAAGCGGGTATGGAATCGGTTACCGTGACCCGTCACTGGCCGGAACGGTTCCTGCTCTCGTGGAGGAATCGCACGTGA
- a CDS encoding RNA polymerase sigma factor: MTSRQQTELENQITILYQTESRRVLATLIRLLGDFDLAEEAMQEAFTAAAEQWAEEGVPKHPRAWLISTGRFRAVDLIRRRTHFRKIQPELTARVEEIVHHNADLADHDIQDDQLRLIFTCCHPAIDPRVQIPLTLREVCGLTTDEIASAFLTAPATMAQRIVRGKSKIRDAGIPYIIPSEADLPQRLDAVLSVIYLVFNEGYSASGGESHLRPALSTEAIRLGRLMLDLLPDPEVMGLLALMLLHESRRTARQSADGDIILLDDQDRTLWDQHLITEGQQLVGRAFSSGQIGVYSLQAAISAVHASAQRPEETNWSQIVELYDTLRQAENSPIVELNRAVAVAMRDGVQAGLDLIQAILDRGDLIDYHLAHSARGELLRRVGRIEESRTAFLEALNLTRQEPERRFLRRKLQELDSAE, from the coding sequence ATGACAAGCCGGCAGCAGACGGAACTGGAAAATCAGATTACGATTCTGTATCAGACAGAATCGCGTCGAGTTCTGGCGACGTTGATTCGGTTGCTGGGCGACTTTGACCTGGCCGAAGAAGCGATGCAAGAGGCGTTCACTGCGGCGGCTGAGCAGTGGGCTGAAGAAGGTGTGCCTAAGCACCCTCGCGCCTGGTTGATCTCAACGGGCCGCTTCCGGGCTGTCGACCTCATTCGTCGACGGACGCACTTCCGGAAAATCCAGCCCGAGCTCACCGCCCGTGTCGAAGAGATCGTCCATCATAATGCGGATCTGGCCGATCACGATATTCAAGATGACCAACTCCGACTGATCTTCACCTGTTGTCACCCGGCCATTGACCCTCGCGTTCAGATTCCCTTAACGCTTCGCGAAGTCTGCGGACTGACGACCGACGAAATCGCCAGCGCTTTTCTAACGGCCCCCGCGACGATGGCTCAGCGGATTGTGCGTGGTAAATCGAAAATCCGTGACGCCGGTATTCCCTACATCATTCCTTCCGAAGCCGATTTGCCACAGCGACTCGATGCGGTGCTGTCGGTTATCTATCTCGTGTTCAATGAAGGCTATTCGGCCTCGGGTGGGGAATCGCATTTGCGGCCCGCGCTGTCCACCGAAGCGATCCGACTCGGCCGGTTGATGCTCGATCTCCTTCCTGATCCGGAAGTGATGGGGCTGTTGGCGTTAATGCTGCTACACGAGTCGCGCCGCACCGCTCGTCAGTCGGCGGACGGAGATATCATCCTACTGGACGATCAGGATCGAACGCTCTGGGATCAACACTTGATCACAGAAGGGCAACAACTTGTTGGACGTGCCTTTTCTTCTGGACAGATCGGGGTTTATTCCCTTCAGGCCGCCATCTCGGCAGTGCATGCCTCGGCGCAGCGGCCAGAGGAAACCAACTGGAGTCAGATCGTCGAACTATATGACACTCTCCGACAGGCGGAGAATTCTCCCATCGTCGAATTGAATCGGGCGGTGGCGGTCGCCATGCGGGATGGTGTGCAGGCAGGGCTGGATCTCATTCAGGCTATTCTGGATCGGGGGGACTTGATCGACTATCACCTTGCTCATTCTGCTCGGGGGGAACTACTTCGCCGGGTGGGCCGCATCGAAGAATCCCGAACTGCCTTTCTGGAAGCATTGAACCTGACCCGACAGGAACCGGAACGTCGCTTTCTCCGCCGTAAATTGCAGGAACTTGATTCAGCAGAATAG
- a CDS encoding YciI family protein yields the protein MKVMVLVKANADSEAGNMPSEEILTEMGAFNEKLSQAGVMLAGEGLHPTSKGKRVACEGQKRIVTDGPFAETKELLAGFWMWQVESMEEALDWAKQSPFQEGELELRPVFEAEDFGDEFTPELREQEEALAARNSLRSATVQPYLFFGGTCEEALEFYKQAVGATVDCLMRFSECPDPFPEGMLQEGFENKVMHAQFRVGQMSLMGSDGCNDTAPFSGFRLALSVATQADAERTFNALAKGGQVDMPLEKTFFSPCYGQLTDQFGVGWMVMVPGEPG from the coding sequence ATGAAAGTCATGGTGCTGGTGAAAGCGAATGCTGATTCCGAAGCGGGCAACATGCCCAGTGAAGAAATCCTGACGGAAATGGGGGCGTTTAATGAAAAGCTTTCTCAGGCGGGAGTCATGCTGGCGGGCGAAGGGCTCCATCCGACTTCCAAAGGGAAGCGGGTCGCGTGTGAAGGACAGAAACGCATCGTGACGGATGGTCCATTCGCCGAGACCAAAGAACTGCTCGCCGGTTTCTGGATGTGGCAAGTCGAGTCGATGGAAGAGGCACTCGACTGGGCCAAACAAAGTCCGTTTCAAGAAGGGGAACTGGAGTTACGCCCTGTCTTCGAGGCAGAGGACTTCGGCGACGAATTTACTCCGGAACTGCGCGAACAGGAAGAGGCCCTCGCCGCGAGGAATTCCCTGCGGTCCGCAACGGTTCAACCTTATCTCTTCTTCGGAGGGACCTGCGAAGAAGCCCTCGAGTTTTACAAACAAGCTGTCGGAGCGACCGTAGATTGTCTGATGCGATTCAGTGAATGTCCCGACCCTTTTCCCGAAGGAATGCTGCAGGAGGGCTTTGAAAACAAAGTGATGCACGCCCAGTTCCGCGTCGGCCAGATGAGCCTGATGGGATCGGACGGCTGCAACGATACCGCTCCCTTCTCCGGTTTTCGTCTGGCACTTTCTGTCGCCACCCAGGCGGACGCCGAACGGACCTTCAACGCGCTCGCCAAAGGGGGACAGGTCGACATGCCGCTGGAAAAAACATTTTTCTCTCCCTGCTACGGTCAATTAACAGATCAATTCGGGGTGGGGTGGATGGTCATGGTGCCGGGCGAACCGGGGTAG
- a CDS encoding YybH family protein, with the protein MTTYQNNTADENMIREMIDKWSRALEAKDLDGLTADYVQDAILFDAIPPYKTVGVENIRNVWANCLPHFPESFRSEHRDLEIHVEGNTAFMYGLHHFIPDDPQHPCGMTWMRITVAYRKIEGKWKVIHEHASIPFNPLNNTAWTIDDPDKLDAPDWSQPEA; encoded by the coding sequence ATGACCACTTATCAAAACAACACCGCAGACGAAAACATGATTCGGGAGATGATCGACAAATGGTCCCGAGCGCTCGAAGCGAAAGATCTGGATGGACTGACGGCCGACTACGTTCAGGACGCCATTTTGTTCGACGCCATTCCGCCTTACAAGACGGTCGGAGTCGAAAATATCCGCAATGTCTGGGCCAACTGTCTGCCTCATTTCCCGGAATCATTTCGCTCGGAGCATCGTGATCTTGAAATCCATGTCGAAGGGAACACCGCCTTCATGTATGGATTACATCACTTCATCCCCGATGATCCCCAGCACCCCTGTGGAATGACTTGGATGCGAATCACTGTGGCGTATCGTAAGATTGAAGGGAAATGGAAAGTAATCCACGAGCATGCCTCCATTCCCTTTAACCCACTTAACAATACAGCCTGGACCATCGACGATCCGGATAAACTGGACGCTCCCGACTGGAGCCAACCCGAAGCGTAA
- a CDS encoding YciI family protein, which produces MKYMLLIYGDENSWTPEERETCMRDSMAICQELEAEGKWIASSPLRSISTATSVRVREGNQQVTDGPFAETTEQLGGYYIIDVDNLDEAIEIASRIPPAKKGTVEIRPLDTMPDEL; this is translated from the coding sequence ATGAAATACATGTTACTCATCTACGGTGATGAAAACAGTTGGACGCCAGAGGAACGCGAGACCTGCATGCGCGACTCGATGGCGATCTGTCAGGAACTCGAAGCGGAAGGGAAGTGGATTGCTTCCTCGCCTCTGCGTTCCATCTCAACGGCGACCAGCGTGCGTGTTCGGGAAGGAAACCAGCAAGTGACAGATGGCCCCTTCGCCGAGACAACCGAACAACTTGGTGGTTATTATATCATTGACGTCGACAACCTGGACGAAGCAATCGAGATCGCCAGTCGCATTCCCCCGGCCAAGAAGGGGACTGTCGAAATACGTCCTTTGGATACGATGCCCGACGAACTATGA
- a CDS encoding DUF1579 domain-containing protein, which yields MNRILIALSCFVLLNTSLLSAEPEFPQAQEEHVWLKQFTGEWTSTSQSIGNPDQPSVECSGKMSSQMLGDFWVVNRMEGDANGETFQAIQTIGYDGSKNKYVGTWVDTMMNQLWHYEGTVDDSGKKLTLLAEGPSFFDPEKTAKYRDSYEFKSNDKIIATSEVMEEDGEWVMFMKGELQRNKTEK from the coding sequence ATGAATCGTATACTTATCGCACTCAGTTGTTTCGTTCTGCTCAACACATCGCTCCTATCGGCGGAACCGGAGTTCCCGCAAGCTCAGGAAGAGCATGTCTGGCTGAAGCAATTCACGGGCGAGTGGACATCGACTTCGCAATCGATTGGTAATCCCGATCAACCCTCTGTGGAGTGCTCGGGGAAAATGAGCTCTCAGATGCTGGGGGACTTCTGGGTCGTCAACCGGATGGAAGGGGACGCAAATGGAGAAACGTTCCAGGCGATTCAGACAATTGGTTATGACGGTTCAAAAAACAAATACGTCGGTACCTGGGTCGACACGATGATGAATCAACTCTGGCACTACGAAGGAACCGTCGACGATTCCGGAAAAAAACTAACACTCCTCGCTGAAGGCCCTTCCTTCTTCGATCCGGAGAAAACGGCGAAATACCGCGACAGTTACGAATTCAAATCGAACGACAAAATCATCGCCACTTCGGAAGTGATGGAAGAAGATGGAGAATGGGTGATGTTCATGAAAGGGGAACTGCAGCGAAATAAAACAGAGAAATAA